The genomic window GAGTCCCTCCCCCGAAAAAAATTGTTTCTAAAGGGAGATGACAACTGGGAGTGATTTTGATTTCTTCACATAAAAACTCAACATATTCTGCAATAGAACTGGATTGATTGATATCCACTTTATCCCCTAAAACAGAGATAGGGAAATCACAATAGTAACAACGACGACGACAAAAAGGAATATGAAGATAAGCTGAAACAGGCATAAGAATTTCCATAGATTCTTAAAAGTTGTAAAATTTTTCGATACATTACTGAACGGGTTAGAGTAACATAGTCAGCAATAGATTAAGAATCAACAAGAATGAGTTAGATGAAAGGGATATAATAGATAAAATAATCTGAATCAGGTAGAAAAATCTTGTAATTTTTTCTTCTCAACTACCAAAATTATAGATTAAGATCAAAACTATGATTGATGCCATTATTATTCTCATATTTATCATAGCAGCAGCCGGAGTGGGCTTCGATAGCGTTGATTTGCTTCCTGTAGAAGTACAACAACAAATCTCTAATATCGAGGCTTTAAGGTGGTTAGCAGCAGGTTTTACCTCAATTTTGGGCTTAGCCTTCGGATTGGTCGCCCAGACGACTTATAGGCGTTTAGAAAACCGTATTAGTACCACGCCCATTGAAGTCATTTTAACCAGGGCTGTCGGGCTAGTGATTGGTTTACTGATTGCTAATCTGATGTTAGCCCCCATTTTTCTCCTTCCTATCCCCAAGGAGTTGGCTTTTATTAAGCCGATGACAGCTATTTTGGGGAGTGTGGTGTTTTCCTTTATGGGGGTTAGTTTAGCGGATACCCATGGGCGCACTTTCTTACGACTAATTAACCCCAATAGTATCGAAACCCTCTTAGTAGCTGAAGGAACCTTACAAGCAGCCTCAACCAAGGTTGTCGATACCAGTTGTATTATTGATGGTCGTATTGAACAATTGCTTCATACGGGGTTTATCGAAGGGCAAATTTTGATCCCCCAGTTCGTTTTACAAGAGTTACAACAATTAGCCGACGGTAGTAACGATCAAAAACGAGTCAGGGGAAGACGGGGATTAGATATCTTAAATAGAATGCAAGAATCTTTTCCTAAACGTATTCTGATTCATTCTGCTGACTATGAAGATATTGCGACGGTTGATGCTAAGTTAGTTCATCTTGCTCAAGAAATCAACGGAACCCTTTTGACCAATGACTACAACTTGAGTAAAGTGGCGAACTTACAAAAAGTGACCATTCTCAATGTTAATGATATTGCCCAAGCTATTCGTCCTATTTATTTGCCAGGTGACACCATCGACCTAAAAATCCTCAAGTTAGGGAAAGAACCCACTCAAGGGGTAGGCTATCTTGAAGATGGGACGATGGTGGTGGTAGAAGAAGGCAAAGAGTACATCGGAGAAGAATTAAGCGTTGTGGTAACCTCTGCTTTACAAACTTCCGCCGGTCGGATGATTTTTGCTAAACCTCAGTCGGTGATTGCTTCATCATAGAAGGCTATTGGCGATCTTTATTGGCCTTTGACCATAGCGATCGCCAAACAAAATCAACTTATAGAACCAATTCAATCACATTAGCTACGATGTTAATATTTAGTGCATCAGGCAAGATACCTGGTAACTCAATGCCTTGATTATTACCTAAATCAAGAAAAGTGTTGCCATTTTGTTCAATTAACTGGAGGGACTGAGAATCGATATTTTGGAGACGAATTTTATCCCCTGACTCGAAGTCTTCAATGCGATCGCGTCCTTCATTGGCACTAAAGTTAAAGATATCGCCACCACTACCCCCATTGAGAACGTCGTTACCAGCACCACCCGTTAGCACGTCGTTACCTGTACCACCACTTAAAGTATCGTTACCTGTGCTACCGGTCAAAATATCATTGCCAGCGTTACCATCAATCAAGTCATCTCCGCTAGTCCCTTCAATGATGTCGTCTCCTTTGGTTCCTGCGATCGTTGTTACCCCTGTGGCCAAATCATAAGAAGATTTGGGAGTTTCTGAAATCTGAGAGTTGTCAGATATGGAGTTAGCAACAGGGGTAGTTTCTTCATAAACTTGAATATTAGAGAAAATACTTTCTGCTGTTGGGTTAGAGACATCATGATCATTAGTGAAGGTAAGATAATTCATCTGTCCCGTATAGAACTGTCCTACCTCAATACGGTAATGTTGCCACTGTCCTGTTGATTTTTCATAATTATCAAATGTTTGATTCCCCCAATTACTTTGGGTGCCATACAATTGGAAGGTCAAATTACTACTAATGCTATTATCATTATCAAAACCAATGCCATGAATTTCACCAGGTTGGGAACTATAGAAATCAAACTCTAGGACGGTATTAGCAGTAACTTCATAAGGCATAGCAATTTTTTTCCAGCCATTACCTGTAATTCTTAAACTGTTCCCGTCGTCTTCAATCGTTGTGGTTGCGTTGATATCTTGACTACTATCGTAGGATTCAATAACATAATCCTTGAAGGATAAAGTATTGGAAGAGATAGGTTGATTGACATTCACTGAAACTGTTCCTTTGCCTAAACCACCTTTGGTATCACTGATGATGTAATCAAAGGTCGAAATCCCTGAAAAATTAGTATCGGGAGTAAAAATAACATCTCCATTACTATCTAATTGAATAGTACCATTAACAGGATTATTAACATCGGTTAAACTAATGGAATCACCATCAGGATCACTATCATTGGTAAGTAAAGTAGTTGCTGAAATTGTAACTGGGGTGTTGATATTTGTTGTTACATTGTCGTCAGCAGCCACAGGATTATTGTTCAAATCTAGAGGTGTATTCTCATAAACCTGAAGATTAGAAAAAATACTTTCTGCTGTTGGGTTAGAAACATCATGATCATTAGTGAAGGTAAGATAATTCATCTGTCCCGTATAGAACTGTCCTACCTCAATACGGTAATGTTGCCACTGTCCTGTTGATTTTTCATAATTATCAAATGTTTGATTCCCCCAATTACTTTGGGTGCCATACAATTGGAAGGTCAAATTACTACTAATGCTATTATCATTATCAAAGCCAATGCCTTGAATTTCTCCTTGTTGGGAACTGAAGAAATCAAACTCTAAAATGGTGTCAGTTGTAACTTGGTAAGGCATAGCAATTTTTTTCCAGCCATTACCTGTAATTCTTAAACTGTTCCCGTCGTCTTCAATCGTTGTGGTTGCGTTGATATCTTGACTACTATCGTAGGATTCAATAACATAATCCTTGAAGGATAAAGTGCCTGTAGGAGAAGGATTATCTACGGCATTAACTGTTAGGTTAACTGTAGCTGTATCTGTCTGTCCGTTTAAATCAGCAACAGTATAGACAAAGCTATCACTTCCACTAAAATTGGTATCGGGTGTGTAAGTTAGAGTCCCATCTCCATTGTCCACAATTTTCCCATGATCAGGTTGACTAATATTGCTAACAAAAATTAAATCGCCATCAGGATCACTATCATTAGCTAGAACATCAATAACGACCGATTGGTTTTCATTGACTTGTGCTGTATCGTTAACCGCAACAGGCGAAGAATTAGAATCGCCGACAGATGTAGATAAGTTACCAATAAAAACATTATCAATGGCTTGAAATTCACCTAGAGATTGATTAACACCCCATGTAGAAAATCTTACGGCAATAAATTCATATCCTTTTTCCCCAAAATCAATATTATTCCAACTAAATGTTGTCCAGTCAAAACTATTGTTCCCAATATTACCACTATCCAGCAGTAAGCTTGCTTCTACAGGAATTGTATCCATAGTAGATGCAATCTTGTCGTCCCATACACTCATAGAAAATGGACCATTAATACCATAAACCTGTAATCTTAAGGTGTTTGAACCGAGATTAGTTGCATCGAAACTAACAGTTTGCAAACCACGAGTTACACCTTGGTCATTAATAGACTGAACAAGTCTCCCTACACCAGTTTCTTTGACGGCATAAGCCCAGCCATTGATAACATCTCGGCCCCACATACCATGATCTTTGTTTTGATACCAACCTTGATTAAACCAGTTGACTGTTACATAGGTCTGTTTAAAATTTGGATCATCGTTACCAAAATCACTAAATTTAACAACATTTGCATAAGGGCTGTAGTCAACCTCTATTTGTTGAGTATTGGTTACCGTATTACCTTGTATATCTGTTACCTTAAGAGTGGCATAGTAAGTGCCTGGTTTATCGTAGCTGTGAGTAGTATAGCGACCAAAATCGTCAATAATTCCATCATTATCAAAATCCCAGGCAAAGGAGGCAATAGTATTATCCCCAGCAGTATTAGGATCGTTTTTAGAATCAGTCCATTCAGGAATATAGTCAGGATCTAAAGATGCACTAGCATCGAAACTTATAGCAAGCCCTCCCTTGGGAGAGTTAGTAAATTCAGCAATTGGAGTTGTATCGGTACTAGGAATTTCAAAGATAGTATTTCCTTTAATTTCAAAATAAGGTGTTACAGGCGGGTTATTGTTAAAAGGATTTGTTGGTTCAAAAGTTGATAAATTGCCTTCTCGACCTGATGCTGGATAAAGATTGTAAATATTATTTTCGAAGATACCTCCTATTAATTGACTTTGATTATACTTAATTTCCGAATTGTAGCCCTGGGAACCAGTTTGAGGTATGGTTGCACCAATTTCAAAACCTGAAACGATACTATTATCTATAATAATACTGCGTGCATTTTTATCTGAATTTACACCGACACCCTGAGTTGTCAAGTGATTAGAGTTGGAGTGATTTCGTGTAATAGGATTATCTGGATCTCCTACAATTAGACTATCTTGCACAGTAATATGAGCAGCATACTGTATGTCAACGCCATGGTGACGTACACCCCAAATCTCGAACTCACTAATAACACTCTGTTGATCATGTCTAAGACCAAAATAACCCAATCCGTCATCATCTCTAGAAACGCCCCGAAGTTCAATACCGCCTTCGGCGTTATAAACTTTATTACCACGAAAATTAATTAAAGGAACTGCCCAAGACTGAATTTCAGTAGCGTTACCAGCAATCCATTGCAGTTCTTGAGGAAGAGTAGAAACAGATACAATGGGTTGGGCATGAACATCATTGTGTCCGTAAACAAAAATACCAGAGTCTTTTGTTCCCGTAACAATGTTATCTTCAAAGCCATTAACCACAGAATAAGGGGTTTCTAACCAAAATCCCATACCTCTAACCCCAAAATCTTTTTGATCTCCTCTGGGTCCTTTAGGTTGCAGAAGATCCGCTGGAGCATCGGTAACCGCACCAGCCGATTTAATAGCAATATTTCCTCGGAATGTGGCTTGTTCATCTCCATCTTCAGTCACAAAATGAGCGCCAACAGCATCAAAGGAAACATTATTAGTAACATCAACTCGACTACTATGGACACTTAATGCCCATCCAGGAGTACCCCAAATGGCATTACCATTAACTTCTGCCGTATCCATATCCATAGAATGAGACATATTGGGATCGTGATGTTCTAGAATTTCGTGAAAATGGATGGGATAACGTGCTTTGGGATTAGTTCCTGTACCTGGAATTAAGTTCCCTTCACTATCAAATTGAGGATCATTGAGAACAATATCTTTGTTGGTTCGTCCTAATCCATAAAAACCAGCATTATAAATTTGTGTATCGTGATCCATGAACATGGTGTGTCCCCGTTGAGAAGGGGGAACCTCATTGCCACCTTCGGATTGAAAGACCACATTTCTCGTTAAATTAGCAACATAAATATCGAGGCCAAATCCTTCAGGGGTTGTATGATCGAATCTTAGAGCATTTCCATTAACATCATTGTGGCTAAAGGTAATGGTATTTCCATTAATGGATTCAATGGTTAAAACTTCATCTTGAGTAACACTATTATCTGCGTGAGAACCATTATTATTCCATGCAGTTCCTGTGAGAACAATTTGATCTCCTATTTTCCAATTGGTAGGAACAGGTTCAGAA from Crocosphaera subtropica ATCC 51142 includes these protein-coding regions:
- a CDS encoding PIN/TRAM domain-containing protein, with product MIDAIIILIFIIAAAGVGFDSVDLLPVEVQQQISNIEALRWLAAGFTSILGLAFGLVAQTTYRRLENRISTTPIEVILTRAVGLVIGLLIANLMLAPIFLLPIPKELAFIKPMTAILGSVVFSFMGVSLADTHGRTFLRLINPNSIETLLVAEGTLQAASTKVVDTSCIIDGRIEQLLHTGFIEGQILIPQFVLQELQQLADGSNDQKRVRGRRGLDILNRMQESFPKRILIHSADYEDIATVDAKLVHLAQEINGTLLTNDYNLSKVANLQKVTILNVNDIAQAIRPIYLPGDTIDLKILKLGKEPTQGVGYLEDGTMVVVEEGKEYIGEELSVVVTSALQTSAGRMIFAKPQSVIASS
- a CDS encoding Ig-like domain-containing protein — encoded protein: MNIPRKHPICNSKLDNFPEQILKSVGERLDSKSICDDADMETHTHAPFLNLVPHSNATHVAINNGSWFDPNTWQDGIIPNDNADVVIAQGVEVFYDQESDARIHTVRVDGSLAFSQNTDTQLIVDYIAVSNTGTLEMGTEFNPIQAQANIIFAPVDPNNPEIDTTWDPHQISRGLVAGDGAKVSIFGKEKTGYVTLADNHLAGSTELTFSEPVPTNWKIGDQIVLTGTAWNNNGSHADNSVTQDEVLTIESINGNTITFSHNDVNGNALRFDHTTPEGFGLDIYVANLTRNVVFQSEGGNEVPPSQRGHTMFMDHDTQIYNAGFYGLGRTNKDIVLNDPQFDSEGNLIPGTGTNPKARYPIHFHEILEHHDPNMSHSMDMDTAEVNGNAIWGTPGWALSVHSSRVDVTNNVSFDAVGAHFVTEDGDEQATFRGNIAIKSAGAVTDAPADLLQPKGPRGDQKDFGVRGMGFWLETPYSVVNGFEDNIVTGTKDSGIFVYGHNDVHAQPIVSVSTLPQELQWIAGNATEIQSWAVPLINFRGNKVYNAEGGIELRGVSRDDDGLGYFGLRHDQQSVISEFEIWGVRHHGVDIQYAAHITVQDSLIVGDPDNPITRNHSNSNHLTTQGVGVNSDKNARSIIIDNSIVSGFEIGATIPQTGSQGYNSEIKYNQSQLIGGIFENNIYNLYPASGREGNLSTFEPTNPFNNNPPVTPYFEIKGNTIFEIPSTDTTPIAEFTNSPKGGLAISFDASASLDPDYIPEWTDSKNDPNTAGDNTIASFAWDFDNDGIIDDFGRYTTHSYDKPGTYYATLKVTDIQGNTVTNTQQIEVDYSPYANVVKFSDFGNDDPNFKQTYVTVNWFNQGWYQNKDHGMWGRDVINGWAYAVKETGVGRLVQSINDQGVTRGLQTVSFDATNLGSNTLRLQVYGINGPFSMSVWDDKIASTMDTIPVEASLLLDSGNIGNNSFDWTTFSWNNIDFGEKGYEFIAVRFSTWGVNQSLGEFQAIDNVFIGNLSTSVGDSNSSPVAVNDTAQVNENQSVVIDVLANDSDPDGDLIFVSNISQPDHGKIVDNGDGTLTYTPDTNFSGSDSFVYTVADLNGQTDTATVNLTVNAVDNPSPTGTLSFKDYVIESYDSSQDINATTTIEDDGNSLRITGNGWKKIAMPYQVTTDTILEFDFFSSQQGEIQGIGFDNDNSISSNLTFQLYGTQSNWGNQTFDNYEKSTGQWQHYRIEVGQFYTGQMNYLTFTNDHDVSNPTAESIFSNLQVYENTPLDLNNNPVAADDNVTTNINTPVTISATTLLTNDSDPDGDSISLTDVNNPVNGTIQLDSNGDVIFTPDTNFSGISTFDYIISDTKGGLGKGTVSVNVNQPISSNTLSFKDYVIESYDSSQDINATTTIEDDGNSLRITGNGWKKIAMPYEVTANTVLEFDFYSSQPGEIHGIGFDNDNSISSNLTFQLYGTQSNWGNQTFDNYEKSTGQWQHYRIEVGQFYTGQMNYLTFTNDHDVSNPTAESIFSNIQVYEETTPVANSISDNSQISETPKSSYDLATGVTTIAGTKGDDIIEGTSGDDLIDGNAGNDILTGSTGNDTLSGGTGNDVLTGGAGNDVLNGGSGGDIFNFSANEGRDRIEDFESGDKIRLQNIDSQSLQLIEQNGNTFLDLGNNQGIELPGILPDALNINIVANVIELVL